A single genomic interval of Nocardioides nitrophenolicus harbors:
- a CDS encoding SDR family NAD(P)-dependent oxidoreductase, which yields MSDTAPSPLVDLTDKVVVITGASRGLGAAHARTLARAGATVVVTDLAADGVAEVAAELGERHLSAALDVTSPDAWADLARLVVERYGRVDGLVNNAGRCEYAHFLETSPAMFEGHFQVNVMGAVHGMQAFAPHLPPGSSIVNIASVAGLAAWPGSSAYGASKFALRGVSRAAAIDLGGERGIRVNCVLPGAADTAMLSEASRQGGGVVGGLPVPRAARPHEISAMVAFLLSDAASYCTGQDFVVDGGMKA from the coding sequence ATGTCGGACACCGCACCCAGCCCCCTCGTCGACCTGACCGACAAGGTCGTCGTGATCACCGGCGCGAGCCGGGGCCTCGGCGCCGCGCACGCGCGCACGCTCGCGCGGGCCGGTGCCACGGTCGTCGTGACCGACCTCGCGGCCGACGGCGTCGCCGAGGTGGCCGCCGAGCTGGGGGAGCGGCACCTCTCGGCCGCGCTCGACGTGACCTCGCCCGACGCGTGGGCGGACCTGGCGCGGCTGGTGGTGGAGCGGTACGGGCGGGTCGACGGCCTGGTCAACAACGCCGGCCGCTGCGAGTACGCGCACTTCCTGGAGACCTCGCCCGCCATGTTCGAGGGCCACTTCCAGGTCAACGTGATGGGCGCGGTCCACGGCATGCAGGCCTTCGCGCCCCACCTGCCGCCGGGCAGCTCGATCGTCAACATCGCCTCGGTGGCCGGCCTCGCGGCGTGGCCGGGGAGCAGTGCCTACGGCGCCTCGAAGTTCGCCCTGCGCGGCGTCAGCCGGGCCGCGGCGATCGACCTGGGCGGGGAGCGGGGGATCCGGGTCAACTGCGTGCTGCCGGGCGCGGCCGACACCGCGATGCTGTCCGAGGCCTCGCGCCAGGGCGGTGGCGTGGTCGGCGGCCTGCCGGTCCCGCGGGCCGCGCGGCCGCACGAGATCAGCGCGATGGTCGCCTTCCTGCTCAGCGACGCGGCGAGCTACTGCACCGGCCAGGACTTCGTGGTCGACGGCGGGATGAAGGCCTGA
- a CDS encoding VOC family protein, whose protein sequence is MTSIHHVGITVSDLARSLAFYEDLLGGERLGPYERSGPRIDAVTGYPGVVVRQAFVRAQEGGTVVELLQYDGGSDVVLDPDNGNVGAAHVAITVTDLDGTLDRLRERGVTALSEPIVASEPMAGHRVVYVLDPDRVRVELVEPPAR, encoded by the coding sequence ATGACGTCGATCCATCACGTGGGCATCACGGTCAGCGACCTGGCGCGCTCCCTCGCGTTCTACGAGGACCTGCTCGGCGGCGAGCGCCTCGGACCCTACGAGCGCAGCGGTCCGCGCATCGACGCGGTCACCGGCTACCCGGGCGTCGTCGTACGCCAGGCGTTCGTGCGGGCCCAGGAGGGCGGGACCGTGGTCGAGCTGCTGCAGTACGACGGGGGCTCGGACGTCGTCCTCGACCCCGACAACGGCAACGTCGGCGCCGCGCACGTCGCGATCACCGTGACCGACCTCGACGGCACGCTCGACCGGCTGCGCGAGCGCGGCGTGACCGCGCTGTCGGAGCCGATCGTGGCGAGCGAGCCGATGGCGGGCCACCGCGTGGTCTACGTGCTCGACCCGGACCGGGTGCGGGTGGAGCTGGTGGAGCCGCCCGCTCGCTGA
- a CDS encoding aldo/keto reductase, with amino-acid sequence MSLPRRRLGDLEVSAIGFGAMTLTQTPDSDVERGTRAVHAALDAGVTLFDTADVYGPTGFDTPGGYGVNERALMTALRSWGGPLDDIVVATKGGHTRDGLTWWIDGGRDHLRAAAEASRERLGLDVIPLYQHHRPDPRRPYRESMTALRELVDDGIVARIGISNAGVDQIRLAASILGDALVAVQNEYSPLARGSEVEIDLCAELGLAFLSWGPFGGMREAKALGSSFAPFAQVAAERGVSAQRVALAWQLARSPCIVPIPGASRPESVLDSVQAATLVLTEDELARLNAATR; translated from the coding sequence GTGAGTCTCCCGCGCCGGCGGCTCGGCGACCTGGAGGTGTCGGCGATCGGCTTCGGTGCGATGACGCTCACCCAGACGCCGGACAGCGACGTCGAACGCGGGACCCGAGCCGTGCACGCCGCCCTCGACGCCGGCGTCACCCTCTTCGACACCGCCGACGTCTACGGCCCGACCGGCTTCGACACCCCGGGTGGCTACGGCGTCAACGAGCGCGCGTTGATGACGGCGCTCCGGTCCTGGGGCGGCCCACTCGACGACATCGTGGTCGCGACCAAGGGCGGGCACACCCGCGACGGGCTGACCTGGTGGATCGACGGCGGCCGCGACCACCTCCGGGCCGCGGCGGAAGCCTCCCGGGAGCGGCTGGGGCTCGACGTGATCCCGCTCTACCAGCACCACCGGCCGGACCCGCGGCGTCCTTACCGGGAGTCGATGACGGCGCTGCGGGAGCTCGTGGACGACGGGATCGTGGCCCGGATCGGCATCTCCAACGCCGGCGTCGACCAGATCCGCCTCGCCGCCTCGATCCTCGGCGACGCCCTGGTCGCGGTGCAGAACGAGTACTCCCCGCTCGCCCGCGGCAGCGAGGTCGAGATCGACCTGTGCGCCGAGCTCGGCCTCGCCTTCCTGTCCTGGGGGCCGTTCGGCGGGATGCGCGAGGCGAAGGCGCTCGGCTCGTCGTTCGCGCCCTTCGCCCAGGTCGCCGCGGAGCGCGGCGTCAGCGCGCAGCGGGTCGCGCTCGCCTGGCAGCTGGCCCGCTCGCCCTGCATCGTGCCGATCCCCGGGGCCAGCCGGCCGGAGTCGGTGCTCGACTCGGTGCAGGCGGCGACGCTCGTGCTCACCGAGGACGAGCTCGCCCGGCTGAACGCCGCGACCCGATGA
- a CDS encoding SDR family NAD(P)-dependent oxidoreductase: MAGHVVVTGGASGIGAAVVDQLRERGHAVTVWDLSEPDRDDVGHRRLDVTDADAVATALTAAERERGVVRHLVTSHGIRGAYVPALELDPAGVRRLLDVHVVGTLLTASAVVRRLVELDAASGASVVTLASTTAYGGWANQSDYGVAKAAVRQLTENLAIEWAGLGVRVNAVAPGHTRTPMVQDLIDHGYDVAPVEARTPLGRLCTPAEMAREIVHLLLDATFTTGVCVPVDGGWTAVGK, from the coding sequence ATGGCCGGACATGTGGTGGTGACGGGTGGCGCCAGCGGGATCGGAGCGGCGGTCGTCGACCAGCTCCGGGAGCGCGGGCACGCGGTGACCGTCTGGGACCTGAGTGAGCCTGACCGCGACGACGTGGGGCACCGCCGGCTCGACGTGACCGATGCGGACGCGGTCGCCACGGCACTGACCGCGGCCGAGCGGGAGCGCGGCGTCGTGCGGCATCTGGTGACCAGCCACGGGATCCGCGGCGCCTACGTCCCCGCGCTCGAGCTCGACCCGGCCGGCGTGCGACGGCTGCTGGACGTCCACGTCGTCGGGACCCTGCTCACCGCCTCCGCCGTCGTCCGGCGCCTGGTCGAGCTCGATGCCGCCTCGGGCGCCTCGGTCGTGACCCTGGCCTCGACGACGGCGTACGGCGGGTGGGCGAACCAGTCGGACTACGGCGTCGCCAAGGCCGCGGTGCGCCAGCTCACCGAGAACCTGGCGATCGAGTGGGCCGGCCTCGGCGTCCGGGTCAACGCGGTCGCGCCCGGCCACACCCGCACCCCGATGGTGCAGGACCTGATCGACCACGGGTACGACGTCGCGCCGGTCGAGGCGCGCACCCCGCTCGGCCGGCTCTGCACACCCGCCGAGATGGCGCGCGAGATCGTGCACCTGCTCCTCGACGCCACCTTCACCACCGGCGTGTGCGTCCCGGTCGACGGCGGCTGGACGGCGGTGGGCAAGTGA
- a CDS encoding CoA transferase subunit A codes for MADKTMRLADLASHVRSGMTIGIGGWGSRRKPMALVRELLRSDVTDLTVVTFGGPDVGLLCAAGKVKRLVYGFVSLDSIPLDPHFRAAREAGSIETTEYDEGMFVAALRAGAARLSFQPIRAGLASDVLTMNPELKTVASPYDDEVYVAVPGVRMDLALIHLNRADAAGNGQYLGPDPYFDDLYAMAADRCIMSVEQVVPTADLTKDAPPQSLLVSRMFVSGVVEAPGGAGFTSCDPDYGRDEAAQRAYVDAARDPETWAAFAKSYLEEAVR; via the coding sequence ATGGCGGACAAGACCATGCGGCTGGCCGACTTGGCGAGCCACGTCCGGTCGGGCATGACCATCGGGATCGGCGGCTGGGGCTCCCGGCGCAAGCCGATGGCACTGGTGCGCGAGCTGCTCCGCAGCGACGTGACCGACCTGACCGTCGTCACCTTCGGTGGCCCCGACGTGGGCCTGCTCTGCGCCGCGGGCAAGGTCAAGCGGCTGGTCTACGGCTTCGTCTCGCTCGACAGCATCCCGCTCGACCCCCACTTCCGGGCGGCCCGCGAGGCCGGCTCGATCGAGACGACCGAGTACGACGAGGGCATGTTCGTCGCCGCCCTCCGGGCAGGCGCCGCCCGGCTGAGCTTCCAGCCGATCCGGGCCGGGCTCGCCTCGGACGTGCTGACGATGAACCCGGAGCTCAAGACCGTGGCCTCGCCGTACGACGACGAGGTCTACGTCGCGGTCCCCGGCGTCCGGATGGACCTCGCGCTGATCCACCTCAACCGCGCCGATGCCGCCGGGAACGGGCAGTATCTGGGGCCGGACCCCTACTTCGACGACCTCTACGCGATGGCCGCCGACCGCTGCATCATGAGCGTCGAGCAGGTGGTCCCCACCGCCGACCTCACCAAGGACGCGCCACCGCAGTCACTGCTGGTCAGCCGGATGTTCGTCTCCGGCGTCGTCGAGGCGCCGGGCGGCGCGGGCTTCACCAGCTGCGATCCCGACTACGGCCGCGACGAGGCCGCGCAGCGCGCGTACGTCGACGCCGCGCGCGATCCCGAGACCTGGGCGGCGTTCGCGAAGAGCTACCTCGAGGAGGCCGTCCGATGA
- a CDS encoding CoA-transferase subunit beta, with protein sequence MSDVTDITRAEVCVVACADAWRGSGEVLAHAVGIVPTISARLAKLTFEPDLVLTDGDCFLMSEPPPLGRNASAGGTIESWAPFRRIFEILATGRRHSMMGASQVDRHGNQNISSIGDWRKPTRQLIGVRGAPGNTVNHRVDYWVSRHSARVFVEAVDVVSGVGNDRARAHGGAALRFHDLGVVVTDLAVLDYDDAGLLKVRSLHPGVTADEVTEQTGFAIDVSGATTTRLPTAEELELIRTVLDPAGLRDKEVRR encoded by the coding sequence ATGAGCGACGTCACCGACATCACCCGCGCCGAGGTCTGCGTCGTCGCCTGCGCCGACGCCTGGCGTGGGTCCGGCGAGGTGCTGGCCCACGCGGTCGGCATCGTGCCGACCATCAGCGCCCGGCTCGCGAAGCTCACCTTCGAGCCCGATCTGGTGCTCACCGACGGCGACTGCTTCTTGATGAGCGAGCCGCCGCCACTGGGCCGCAACGCCTCCGCGGGCGGGACCATCGAGTCGTGGGCGCCGTTCCGCCGGATCTTCGAGATCCTCGCGACCGGCCGCCGGCACAGCATGATGGGCGCCAGCCAGGTGGATCGCCACGGCAACCAGAACATCTCCTCCATCGGTGACTGGCGCAAGCCGACCCGGCAGCTGATCGGCGTGCGCGGCGCGCCGGGCAACACGGTCAACCACCGCGTCGACTACTGGGTCTCCCGCCACTCCGCCCGGGTGTTCGTGGAGGCGGTCGACGTCGTGTCGGGGGTCGGCAACGACCGGGCGCGCGCCCACGGTGGCGCCGCACTGCGCTTCCACGACCTCGGCGTGGTGGTGACCGACCTCGCCGTGCTCGACTACGACGACGCCGGCCTGCTGAAGGTCCGCTCCCTGCACCCGGGCGTCACCGCCGACGAGGTCACCGAGCAGACCGGCTTCGCGATCGACGTCAGCGGCGCCACCACGACCCGCCTGCCCACCGCCGAGGAGCTCGAGCTGATCCGCACCGTGCTCGACCCGGCGGGCTTGCGCGACAAGGAGGTCCGGCGCTGA
- a CDS encoding TetR/AcrR family transcriptional regulator, which produces MASSNNEATTRGGRRRSNGAGSSRRAQLLAIAAEMFATRGYSQTTVRDIADEAGILSGSLYHHFDSKEAMLTEILREFMGNLLSDIREIAESRQTPRDALDGLIYNSFETIHKVPFAVALYQNEAALLTTTAEFAFVAKASLDVEKVWLNVIKQGQKELDFRADLDPSTTYRFIRDAIWSTVRWYNPRGRLQHKALADQYIEMLHGGLLAE; this is translated from the coding sequence ATGGCGAGCAGCAACAACGAGGCTACGACGCGAGGCGGTCGTCGGCGGAGCAATGGCGCGGGTTCGTCCCGGCGAGCGCAGCTCCTGGCGATCGCGGCGGAGATGTTCGCGACCCGCGGGTACTCCCAGACCACGGTGCGCGACATCGCCGACGAGGCCGGGATCCTCTCCGGCAGCCTCTACCACCACTTCGACTCCAAGGAGGCCATGCTCACCGAGATCCTCCGGGAGTTCATGGGCAACCTCCTCAGCGACATCCGCGAGATCGCGGAGAGCCGGCAGACGCCGCGCGACGCGCTCGACGGGCTGATCTACAACTCGTTCGAGACCATCCACAAGGTGCCCTTCGCCGTCGCGCTCTACCAGAACGAGGCGGCGCTGCTGACGACGACGGCCGAGTTCGCGTTCGTCGCGAAGGCCAGCCTCGACGTCGAGAAGGTCTGGCTGAACGTGATCAAGCAGGGGCAGAAGGAGCTGGACTTCCGCGCCGACCTCGACCCCAGCACGACCTACCGCTTCATCCGCGACGCGATCTGGTCCACGGTGCGCTGGTACAACCCGCGCGGACGCCTCCAGCACAAGGCACTGGCCGACCAGTACATCGAGATGCTCCACGGCGGACTGCTCGCCGAGTGA
- a CDS encoding FadD3 family acyl-CoA ligase, whose translation MAARTIPALLAHGAATHGAHPAIVDGSTTISYEGLRELAVSAARSYLALGVEPGDRVAIWAPNRWEFVVALLGAEYVGASVVPLNTRYRGQEAQVILERSRAVVLVLCDSFLGTDYSAMLAEAEGELPHLRTRVDMASAGLPGTLGWADFLALGEQVPAAEVERLAAEVTPDTVCDILFTSGTTGVPKGVMSTHAQTIGVAEVWADGASLSPADRYAIVNPFFHGFGYKAGVITSLTAGTTIYPVPTFDPVALMQLVQDERITVLPGAPTIFITLLNHPRRTEFDLSSLRFSIAGAASVPETLFEQMHDVLGFETVYQAYGLTECVVATTSRHGEDPRHIAETTGPPVPGIEARIVGGDGQEVPVGEEGEIWLRGANVMLGYFEDPESTAAAIDPDGWFHTGDIGRLDEHGCVKITDRIKDMFITGGFNVYPAEIENVLAAHPAVMESAVIGVPDDRMGAVGAAHVVLRPGTSATREELIAWVRERLANFKVPRDVVLEESLPRNASGKVLKTELRQG comes from the coding sequence ATGGCAGCACGGACCATTCCCGCCCTCCTGGCCCACGGTGCCGCCACCCACGGCGCCCACCCGGCCATCGTGGACGGCAGCACCACCATCAGCTACGAGGGCCTGCGCGAGCTCGCCGTCAGCGCCGCGCGCTCGTACCTGGCCCTCGGCGTCGAGCCGGGCGACCGGGTCGCGATCTGGGCGCCGAACCGCTGGGAGTTCGTGGTCGCGCTGCTCGGGGCGGAGTACGTCGGGGCGTCCGTCGTCCCCCTCAACACCCGCTATCGCGGCCAGGAGGCACAGGTCATCCTGGAGCGCTCGCGCGCGGTGGTGCTGGTGCTCTGCGACAGCTTCCTCGGCACCGACTACTCGGCGATGCTCGCCGAGGCCGAGGGCGAGCTGCCCCACCTGCGGACCCGGGTCGACATGGCGTCGGCGGGCCTGCCGGGCACGCTCGGCTGGGCCGACTTCCTCGCCCTGGGCGAGCAGGTCCCCGCCGCGGAGGTCGAGCGGCTCGCCGCCGAGGTCACCCCCGACACCGTCTGCGACATCCTCTTCACCTCGGGCACCACCGGCGTCCCCAAGGGCGTGATGAGCACCCACGCCCAGACCATCGGCGTCGCCGAGGTGTGGGCCGACGGCGCCTCGCTGTCGCCCGCCGACCGCTACGCGATCGTCAACCCCTTCTTCCACGGGTTCGGCTACAAGGCGGGGGTGATCACCTCGCTCACCGCCGGTACGACGATCTACCCGGTCCCCACGTTCGACCCGGTCGCGCTGATGCAGCTCGTGCAGGACGAGCGGATCACCGTCCTGCCCGGCGCGCCGACCATCTTCATCACCCTGCTCAACCACCCGCGCCGCACGGAGTTCGACCTGTCGTCGCTCCGCTTCTCCATCGCCGGCGCCGCCTCCGTCCCGGAGACCCTGTTCGAGCAGATGCACGACGTGCTCGGCTTCGAGACGGTCTACCAGGCCTACGGCCTCACCGAGTGCGTCGTCGCGACCACCTCCCGCCACGGCGAGGACCCGCGCCACATCGCCGAGACCACCGGTCCCCCGGTGCCCGGCATCGAGGCCCGGATCGTCGGCGGCGACGGCCAGGAGGTCCCGGTCGGCGAGGAGGGCGAGATCTGGCTGCGCGGCGCGAACGTGATGCTCGGCTACTTCGAGGACCCCGAGTCCACCGCCGCCGCCATCGACCCCGACGGCTGGTTCCACACCGGCGACATCGGCCGGCTCGACGAGCACGGCTGCGTGAAGATCACCGACCGGATCAAGGACATGTTCATCACCGGCGGCTTCAACGTCTACCCGGCGGAGATCGAGAACGTCCTCGCCGCCCACCCGGCCGTCATGGAGAGCGCCGTGATCGGCGTCCCCGACGACCGGATGGGCGCGGTCGGCGCCGCCCACGTCGTGCTCCGTCCCGGCACCTCCGCCACCCGCGAGGAGCTGATCGCCTGGGTCCGCGAGCGGCTGGCCAACTTCAAGGTCCCGCGCGACGTCGTCCTCGAGGAGTCGCTGCCGCGCAACGCCAGCGGCAAGGTGCTGAAGACCGAGCTGCGTCAGGGCTGA
- a CDS encoding ABC transporter ATP-binding protein: protein MSTTPVLEFRGVTAGYAGSVILQELSFSIAPGETVGLVGRNGAGKTTTLMSVYGVPTVSGEILVDGVPVGRKAHLPTARGVSLVPQGKRIFSNLTVEENILLGRASGRSSSWSVEDLYQLFPNLARGRKRPGTSLSGGEQQMLAIARALMAGPSLLMLDEPTEGLAPVIIDAIVEALKEIRSRGTALLLVEQHIGMIQKVADRYLALRKGRLVGDGPVEQLGDRAVQELIAL, encoded by the coding sequence ATGAGCACCACACCCGTCCTCGAGTTCCGGGGCGTCACCGCCGGGTACGCCGGCTCGGTCATCCTGCAGGAGCTCTCGTTCTCGATCGCACCCGGCGAGACGGTCGGCCTGGTCGGCCGCAACGGCGCGGGCAAGACGACGACGCTGATGTCGGTCTACGGCGTGCCGACCGTCTCCGGCGAGATCCTCGTCGACGGCGTTCCGGTCGGCCGGAAGGCCCATCTCCCGACGGCCCGCGGCGTCTCGCTGGTCCCCCAGGGCAAGCGGATCTTCAGCAACCTCACCGTCGAGGAGAACATCCTGCTCGGCCGCGCCTCGGGGCGATCGAGCAGCTGGTCGGTGGAGGACCTCTACCAGCTCTTCCCCAACCTGGCCCGTGGCCGCAAGCGTCCCGGCACCTCCCTGTCCGGCGGCGAGCAGCAGATGCTCGCGATCGCCCGGGCGCTGATGGCCGGGCCGTCGCTGCTCATGCTCGACGAGCCCACCGAGGGCCTGGCGCCGGTCATCATCGACGCGATCGTGGAGGCGCTGAAGGAGATCCGCTCCCGGGGCACCGCGCTGCTGCTCGTCGAGCAGCACATCGGCATGATCCAGAAGGTCGCCGACCGCTACCTGGCCCTGCGCAAGGGCCGGCTGGTCGGCGACGGCCCGGTGGAGCAGCTCGGCGACCGTGCCGTCCAGGAGCTGATCGCGCTGTGA
- a CDS encoding ABC transporter ATP-binding protein, protein MSIFEGRGLTVRYGAHVALDDVDITLEPGVVHGVIGPNGAGKSTFIDALSGRKRPSSGTVRFEGAEITRRSVRWRRRRGLARSFQRTSVFGSMTVGDQLEMIARRNDEPDLAEIVSTLGLDPVRDQVCSEIAYGTQRSVDLAIALIGRPKVVLLDEPCAGLVHDESVRMLQHVRDLCKEREVAALLVEHDVDGVFRTCDVITVLDLGKVLASGAPDEVRADENVIRAYLGSAA, encoded by the coding sequence ATGAGCATCTTCGAAGGACGCGGGCTCACCGTCCGCTACGGCGCGCACGTCGCCCTCGACGACGTCGACATCACCCTCGAGCCCGGGGTGGTGCACGGCGTGATCGGCCCCAACGGCGCCGGCAAGTCGACCTTCATCGACGCCCTCTCCGGCCGCAAGCGGCCCTCGTCCGGCACGGTGCGCTTCGAGGGCGCCGAGATCACCCGGCGCTCGGTGCGCTGGCGGCGCCGGCGCGGACTGGCCCGCTCCTTCCAGCGCACCAGCGTGTTCGGCTCGATGACCGTGGGCGACCAGCTCGAGATGATCGCGCGCCGCAACGACGAGCCGGACCTGGCCGAGATCGTGTCCACCCTCGGGCTGGACCCGGTCCGCGACCAGGTCTGCTCGGAGATCGCCTACGGCACCCAGCGCTCGGTCGACCTCGCCATCGCGCTCATCGGCCGGCCCAAGGTGGTGCTGCTCGACGAGCCCTGCGCCGGCCTGGTCCACGACGAGTCGGTGCGGATGCTCCAGCACGTGCGCGACCTGTGCAAGGAGCGCGAGGTCGCGGCCCTGCTCGTCGAGCACGACGTCGACGGCGTCTTCCGGACCTGTGACGTGATCACCGTCCTGGACCTCGGCAAGGTGCTGGCCTCCGGCGCACCCGACGAGGTGCGGGCCGACGAGAACGTGATCCGTGCCTACCTGGGGAGCGCCGCATGA
- a CDS encoding branched-chain amino acid ABC transporter permease: MTTTAPADDVTATMVETPVRRGRRRGTLIGLGVALGALLGGLAVPYAVTDTYRMSLVVDGTVLSLMAIGIGFLARHLGMISLGHGAFFGAAAYGVGVATSNWGWSPTAAVGFGVVVGTVVALVMGLLVVRASGFGFLMLTLALSQALYSLSVQTSARPLTGAHDGKLLTYDRDLTFLGLNQADVMNPGLFWPFAWIALTVSVTVLWLVGRSRFGTTLEGIRENEERMRFSGYDTFGPRLAAFVLSGAVASLGGALFAINAGYVSPDILGFSKAGDSLIAALVGGFGLLLGPVVGTFLFVYAQANFNFGGNLHLFTGLALIVVLVFMPGGITGAFQKLYHRIRKGRR, from the coding sequence ATGACGACCACCGCACCTGCCGACGACGTCACGGCGACCATGGTCGAGACGCCCGTACGACGGGGCCGTCGCCGCGGGACGCTGATCGGGCTGGGCGTCGCGCTCGGCGCGCTGCTCGGCGGTCTCGCCGTGCCGTACGCCGTCACCGACACCTACCGGATGAGCCTGGTCGTCGACGGCACCGTGCTCAGCCTGATGGCCATCGGCATCGGCTTCCTCGCCCGCCATCTCGGCATGATCAGCCTCGGCCACGGCGCCTTCTTCGGCGCCGCGGCGTACGGCGTCGGCGTCGCCACCTCCAACTGGGGCTGGTCGCCGACCGCGGCCGTCGGCTTCGGCGTCGTCGTCGGCACCGTGGTGGCGCTGGTGATGGGGCTGCTGGTGGTCCGGGCCTCGGGCTTCGGCTTCCTGATGCTGACCCTGGCCCTCTCGCAGGCGCTGTACTCCCTGAGCGTGCAGACCTCGGCCCGCCCGCTCACCGGCGCGCACGACGGCAAGCTGCTCACCTACGACCGGGATCTCACCTTCCTCGGCCTGAACCAGGCCGACGTGATGAACCCCGGCCTGTTCTGGCCCTTCGCCTGGATCGCGCTCACCGTCTCGGTCACGGTGCTGTGGCTGGTCGGCCGGTCGCGCTTCGGCACCACGCTGGAGGGGATCCGGGAGAACGAGGAGCGGATGCGCTTCTCCGGGTACGACACCTTCGGGCCGCGACTGGCCGCCTTCGTGCTCTCCGGCGCGGTCGCCTCGCTCGGCGGGGCGCTGTTCGCGATCAACGCCGGCTACGTCTCGCCCGACATCCTGGGCTTCAGCAAGGCCGGCGACTCGCTGATCGCCGCGCTGGTCGGCGGGTTCGGGCTGCTGCTCGGGCCGGTGGTCGGCACCTTCCTGTTCGTCTACGCGCAGGCCAACTTCAACTTCGGCGGCAACCTGCACCTGTTCACGGGCCTGGCGCTGATCGTCGTGCTCGTCTTCATGCCGGGTGGCATCACCGGCGCGTTCCAGAAGCTCTACCACCGGATCAGGAAGGGACGCCGATGA
- a CDS encoding branched-chain amino acid ABC transporter permease: protein MNAAQLLNGVALGSLLMVLSSGLAMIYGLRGVANFAHGALYMSGAYIAYSVSDRVGFWAALLVVPLVLAVLGVILELAFFRPLQHRSHIELGLITFGLALIAERLVVLIWGERTLRVSPPEFLQGTTSLLGVEYPSYRLAIIVIALALAAALVLWLRGTEVGLHIRAASQDIETAAIMGINVDRVSLVVVAVGAALAGLAGALAAPYIALDPGMGNAFLITVLIVVVVGGIGSIGGAMVAGMGLGVIQTVTTVWSPSVAVIVPFLALTIVLLWRPTGLAGKRVS, encoded by the coding sequence GTGAACGCAGCACAGCTGCTCAACGGGGTGGCCCTCGGGTCGCTCCTGATGGTGCTCAGCTCCGGGCTGGCGATGATCTACGGACTGCGCGGCGTGGCGAACTTCGCCCACGGTGCGCTCTACATGTCGGGCGCCTACATCGCCTACTCGGTGTCGGACCGGGTGGGCTTCTGGGCCGCGCTGCTGGTGGTCCCGCTCGTGCTGGCGGTGCTCGGCGTGATCCTGGAGCTGGCCTTCTTCCGGCCGCTCCAGCACCGCTCCCACATCGAGCTGGGCCTGATCACCTTCGGCCTGGCGCTCATCGCGGAGCGCCTGGTGGTGCTGATCTGGGGCGAGCGCACGCTGCGGGTCAGCCCGCCGGAGTTCCTGCAGGGCACCACCTCGCTGCTCGGCGTCGAGTACCCCAGCTACCGGCTCGCGATCATCGTGATCGCGCTGGCCCTGGCCGCCGCGCTCGTGCTGTGGCTGCGCGGCACCGAGGTGGGCCTCCACATCCGGGCCGCGAGCCAGGACATCGAGACGGCCGCGATCATGGGCATCAACGTCGACCGGGTCAGCCTGGTCGTGGTGGCCGTCGGCGCCGCGCTCGCGGGCCTCGCCGGAGCCCTCGCCGCGCCGTACATCGCCCTCGACCCCGGCATGGGCAACGCCTTCCTCATCACCGTGCTCATCGTCGTCGTGGTCGGCGGCATCGGCAGCATCGGCGGCGCGATGGTCGCCGGGATGGGGCTCGGCGTGATCCAGACGGTCACCACGGTCTGGTCGCCGAGCGTGGCCGTGATCGTGCCCTTCCTCGCGCTGACCATCGTCTTGCTGTGGCGGCCCACGGGGCTCGCCGGAAAGAGGGTCTCATGA